One part of the Halopenitus persicus genome encodes these proteins:
- a CDS encoding proton-conducting transporter transmembrane domain-containing protein, with product MSGNSSKSTVGALPDATAESSSVPVVVTWLVWSLFVASIAALIIRANGGGGWGIPGVIAIDGLTVLMWAVVTFFSGIVHSYSRRYLAGSTHKTKFFLTASGFTVAVMGLVAADHLALFGLLWLAMGLLMAALIGTISGWEQARAAATVARTRFLASSALLGVALTALWWATGATTVSGIGAAADTLGGPAWLVAAVALVLAAMIQSALIPFHTWLLSSMTAPTPASALMHAGFVNAGGILLTRFAPVITVDPTLMLAVVAVGGASAIGGKLLKSVQTNVKGKLGCSTIGQMGFMIMQVGLGFFGAAITHLILHGFYKAYQFLSSGDRVERAGPTETTEHTVGRTTSVVGVVVALLTGLAGGVVFMLLTGKGTSVDSGLLLTVFVVFTTLHAARSAIQHTSLPITARYGAVPMVFFPAIVIYAVVYEGVSGLLAVGTATTELTLIHGIIAVGFVGIYLAIETGVHEHSRRLYVTLLNATQPAGDTLLTSTEDYNEY from the coding sequence ATGTCAGGAAACAGTTCGAAGTCGACGGTCGGAGCGCTCCCGGACGCGACGGCGGAATCGTCGTCCGTCCCCGTTGTAGTAACGTGGCTCGTGTGGTCGCTGTTCGTCGCGAGCATCGCCGCCCTCATCATCCGAGCCAACGGCGGTGGCGGTTGGGGGATTCCCGGCGTGATCGCCATCGACGGACTGACCGTGTTGATGTGGGCCGTGGTCACCTTCTTCAGCGGCATCGTCCACAGCTACTCGCGTCGATATCTGGCCGGGAGCACCCACAAAACGAAGTTCTTCCTCACCGCGTCCGGCTTCACCGTGGCCGTAATGGGGTTGGTCGCGGCCGACCATCTCGCCCTGTTCGGGCTCCTGTGGCTCGCGATGGGGCTGCTGATGGCGGCCCTGATCGGGACCATCAGCGGCTGGGAGCAGGCACGGGCGGCCGCGACGGTCGCCCGCACGCGCTTCCTCGCAAGCAGCGCGCTCCTCGGCGTCGCGCTGACGGCGCTGTGGTGGGCGACCGGCGCGACGACGGTTTCCGGCATCGGCGCGGCCGCCGACACGCTCGGCGGCCCGGCGTGGCTGGTCGCCGCCGTCGCGCTCGTGCTCGCGGCGATGATCCAGTCCGCCCTGATCCCGTTTCACACCTGGCTGCTCTCCTCGATGACCGCACCCACCCCGGCGTCGGCGCTGATGCACGCCGGATTCGTCAACGCGGGCGGCATTCTGCTGACCCGCTTCGCCCCGGTCATCACGGTCGATCCCACGCTCATGCTCGCGGTGGTCGCCGTCGGCGGTGCCAGCGCCATCGGCGGGAAGCTCCTGAAGTCGGTCCAGACGAACGTCAAGGGCAAGCTCGGCTGTTCGACGATCGGACAGATGGGCTTCATGATCATGCAGGTCGGCCTCGGCTTCTTCGGGGCCGCCATCACCCACCTCATCCTGCACGGCTTCTACAAGGCCTACCAGTTCCTCAGCTCGGGCGATCGGGTCGAACGCGCCGGACCGACCGAGACCACCGAGCACACGGTGGGACGCACGACGAGCGTGGTCGGCGTCGTCGTGGCGCTGCTGACTGGCCTCGCCGGCGGAGTGGTGTTTATGCTGCTGACGGGGAAGGGGACAAGCGTCGACAGCGGCCTCCTGTTGACCGTCTTCGTGGTCTTCACCACGCTCCACGCGGCCCGGAGCGCGATCCAGCACACCTCGCTTCCGATCACGGCCCGCTACGGGGCAGTCCCGATGGTCTTCTTCCCGGCGATCGTCATCTATGCCGTGGTCTACGAGGGCGTCTCGGGACTCCTGGCGGTCGGCACCGCGACGACCGAGTTGACCCTGATCCACGGGATCATCGCCGTCGGCTTCGTCGGCATCTACCTCGCCATCGAGACCGGCGTCCACGAACACAGCCGGCGTCTCTACGTGACGTTGCTGAACGCGACCCAACCGGCGGGGGACACCCTGCTGACGTCCACGGAGGACTACAATGAGTACTGA
- a CDS encoding desampylase, which produces MIEFTRGTYDEVVHHADEGGDREVCGVLAGTHGAEHSVVTDVYGTENAAETPRSRYRIDPETQFEVMEAIEADGLDLVGFYHSHPTGPTVPSETDAERATWPDHSYVICALDGYPFVGSWRWRDADDAFEQETVAVADQH; this is translated from the coding sequence GTGATCGAGTTCACCCGCGGGACGTACGACGAAGTCGTCCACCACGCGGACGAGGGCGGGGACCGAGAGGTGTGCGGCGTGCTGGCAGGGACTCACGGCGCAGAGCACAGCGTCGTGACGGACGTCTACGGGACGGAGAACGCGGCGGAGACGCCGCGGAGCCGGTACCGTATCGATCCCGAAACGCAGTTCGAGGTCATGGAGGCGATCGAGGCGGACGGGCTGGACCTCGTCGGGTTCTACCACTCCCACCCGACCGGGCCGACCGTGCCCAGCGAGACCGACGCCGAGCGTGCGACGTGGCCCGATCACTCGTACGTGATCTGTGCGCTCGACGGCTACCCGTTCGTCGGGTCGTGGCGGTGGCGGGACGCGGATGATGCGTTCGAGCAGGAGACGGTCGCCGTCGCGGATCAGCATTGA
- a CDS encoding isocitrate/isopropylmalate dehydrogenase family protein, protein MSEEIVVIEGDGIGREVIPAAVEVLDAIAESDASVDPFEYVAADAGDAVAAETGEALPDETYELAANADATLFGAAGETAADVILPLREAVGSFVNVRPARAYPGVDAVRPETDVVFLRENTEGVYAGHEDRLSDDLSTLTRVVTSSGSRRLAEYACEFVADGRGPDHRDGFTVAHKANVMRETDGRFREEVLAVADEHGIEADEELMDAFATKLPLDPSQYGVVVCPNLAGDVLSDLAAGLVGGLGLLPSANVGADNGLFEPVHGSAPDIAGEGVANPTAAILSAAMLLDHLGYGAAADRVRDAVESVLADGPRTGDLGGSATTAEMTDAIVDRL, encoded by the coding sequence ATGAGCGAGGAGATCGTCGTCATCGAGGGCGACGGGATCGGACGGGAGGTTATCCCGGCGGCCGTCGAGGTGCTCGACGCGATCGCCGAGAGCGACGCGTCCGTCGACCCCTTCGAGTACGTCGCGGCCGACGCGGGCGACGCCGTGGCGGCGGAGACCGGCGAGGCGCTCCCCGACGAGACCTACGAGCTGGCCGCGAACGCGGACGCGACGCTGTTCGGTGCCGCCGGCGAGACCGCGGCGGACGTCATCCTCCCGCTTCGGGAGGCCGTCGGGTCGTTCGTGAACGTGCGTCCGGCGCGCGCGTATCCCGGCGTGGACGCCGTGCGGCCGGAGACCGACGTGGTCTTTCTCCGCGAGAACACCGAGGGCGTCTACGCGGGCCACGAGGACAGACTCTCGGATGACCTCTCGACGCTCACGCGCGTGGTGACGAGCTCTGGGTCGCGGCGACTGGCCGAGTACGCCTGTGAGTTCGTCGCCGACGGCCGCGGCCCGGACCACCGCGACGGGTTCACCGTCGCGCACAAGGCCAACGTGATGCGCGAGACCGACGGCCGCTTCCGCGAGGAGGTCCTCGCGGTCGCCGACGAGCACGGGATCGAGGCCGACGAGGAGCTGATGGACGCGTTCGCGACCAAGCTCCCGCTCGACCCGAGCCAGTACGGGGTCGTCGTCTGCCCGAACCTCGCGGGCGACGTGCTCTCGGATCTGGCCGCCGGACTGGTCGGCGGGCTCGGCCTGCTTCCGTCGGCGAACGTCGGGGCCGACAACGGCCTCTTCGAGCCGGTCCACGGCAGCGCGCCCGACATCGCCGGCGAGGGGGTCGCAAACCCGACCGCCGCGATCCTCTCGGCCGCGATGTTGCTCGACCACCTCGGCTACGGCGCCGCCGCGGACCGGGTCCGTGACGCCGTCGAGTCCGTTCTCGCCGACGGGCCCCGAACGGGCGACCTCGGCGGGTCGGCCACCACCGCCGAGATGACCGACGCGATCGTCGATCGGCTGTAA
- a CDS encoding Lrp/AsnC family transcriptional regulator — protein MADGEIDDVDRAILYALQEDARNTSSGDIAERTDTSDSTVRKRIQRLESDGVIKGYSASVDYQRSGYPLRMLLYCTASIPERGDLIPEILAIDGVISVQELVTGEQNLLVTAVGESDDDITPVAQKLLDMGLTVADEVLVRTHETTPFGKFEPETEADP, from the coding sequence ATGGCTGACGGGGAGATCGACGACGTGGACAGGGCGATCCTGTATGCCTTACAGGAGGACGCCCGAAACACGTCGTCCGGAGACATCGCGGAACGGACCGACACCTCGGACAGCACCGTCCGCAAACGAATCCAGCGGCTCGAATCCGACGGCGTGATCAAAGGATACAGCGCCAGCGTCGACTATCAGCGATCGGGCTATCCGCTCCGAATGCTGCTCTACTGCACCGCGTCGATACCCGAGCGCGGCGACCTCATCCCCGAAATCCTGGCAATCGACGGCGTCATATCGGTCCAGGAGTTGGTCACCGGCGAACAGAACCTCCTCGTCACCGCCGTTGGCGAGTCGGACGACGACATCACGCCCGTCGCGCAGAAACTCCTGGATATGGGCCTCACCGTTGCCGACGAGGTCCTCGTGCGAACCCACGAGACGACGCCCTTCGGGAAGTTCGAACCCGAGACGGAAGCCGATCCGTGA
- a CDS encoding DUF2309 domain-containing protein — protein MSTESTIRDRIDDAATTVGSSWPIHSFVTANPLAGFEDRPFGEAVEQSRALLGGRGYPSAETFEAALKRGRIDRERLETELAEAGYEDDPETLLDLLADATDARAANVNDADATATDAGTDDPDAATDHVDRVLTKWLSAFLDEGIAHWSMPNREAGFYTAFRGMAPHDGEIPEEGVVADLPDTPIETIETVLQSVPTHRWDAIFAEQLAALPGWTGFIKQRAADEGVWQSAAPISLEGYLAARLALLDAVGADVEPSSADAGVNPADELARAFLRAWEATYRTALVETVAEESRSMNDRENGSAAGDGTADRPDAQLVFCIDTRSEIIRRHVEAAGDYETHGYAGFFGIPMEYRGYDADVAVDSCPPIVEPQHHVVDLPADHDTRARHDRRSSVRAVADEVVETLEANAATAYGYVETAGSGYGLSLAARTLIPGRVRDLFDAAAGAVPDAHEFCEPLIHNGDATTDVTTDASDLPVGLTTAEQVEYAVDAFELMGWERFGRLVVFTGHASETTNNPYDASLDCGACAGNPGGPNARVLAKICNDDAVRTELRDRGYEIPDDTVFLAGQHNTTTDEVELYDGDVPESHADDLDRLRADLAAARENAAAERAEAMGVDDSPAIRETERRAADWAETRPEWGLAGNAGFVIGPRELTSDVDLDGRAFLHSYDWSTDPDGEALEAIFTGPLVVTQWINAQYYFSTVDNAVHGSGSKITQNPVGNVGVHQGNGGDLMTGLPLQSLLAADDEPRHQPLRLSTVVHAPVERVTDVLSDHEKLTELLDNDWLSLTVVDPTRNHRAFHYEEKLKWLPRSTAAEAPRKEPAAPAVADD, from the coding sequence ATGAGTACTGAGTCAACCATCCGCGACCGCATCGACGACGCGGCGACGACCGTCGGATCCAGCTGGCCCATTCACTCGTTCGTGACGGCTAACCCTCTCGCCGGGTTCGAGGACCGGCCGTTCGGCGAGGCGGTCGAGCAGTCACGGGCTCTGCTGGGCGGCCGTGGGTACCCCAGCGCCGAGACGTTCGAAGCGGCGCTGAAACGCGGCCGGATAGACCGGGAGCGGCTCGAAACGGAACTCGCCGAGGCGGGCTACGAGGACGACCCCGAGACGCTGCTCGATCTGCTGGCCGACGCGACCGACGCGCGGGCAGCCAACGTCAACGACGCCGACGCCACGGCGACTGACGCCGGAACGGACGACCCGGATGCCGCCACGGACCACGTCGACCGGGTGCTGACGAAGTGGCTGTCGGCCTTCCTCGACGAGGGGATCGCCCACTGGTCGATGCCGAACCGCGAAGCGGGGTTCTACACCGCCTTCCGTGGAATGGCCCCCCACGACGGAGAGATTCCCGAGGAGGGAGTCGTCGCCGACCTGCCCGACACGCCGATCGAGACCATCGAGACGGTCCTGCAGTCGGTCCCGACCCACCGGTGGGACGCGATCTTCGCGGAGCAGCTGGCCGCGCTTCCGGGCTGGACCGGATTCATCAAGCAGCGCGCCGCGGACGAGGGCGTGTGGCAGTCGGCGGCACCGATCTCGCTGGAGGGGTACCTCGCCGCGCGTCTGGCACTGCTGGATGCCGTCGGAGCCGACGTCGAGCCCTCCAGCGCCGACGCCGGCGTGAACCCGGCCGACGAACTCGCTCGGGCGTTCCTCCGGGCGTGGGAAGCGACCTACCGCACCGCCCTCGTCGAGACTGTCGCCGAGGAGAGCCGGTCGATGAACGACCGTGAGAACGGATCGGCGGCCGGCGACGGGACCGCGGACCGCCCGGACGCCCAGCTGGTCTTCTGTATCGACACCCGTTCGGAGATCATCCGCCGTCACGTCGAGGCGGCTGGCGACTACGAAACCCACGGCTACGCCGGCTTCTTCGGCATCCCGATGGAGTACCGGGGATACGACGCCGACGTGGCGGTCGATTCCTGTCCGCCGATCGTCGAACCGCAACACCACGTCGTCGACCTGCCGGCCGACCACGACACGCGGGCACGGCACGACCGCCGGTCGAGCGTCCGTGCGGTCGCCGACGAAGTCGTCGAGACGCTGGAGGCCAACGCCGCCACCGCCTACGGCTACGTCGAGACCGCCGGCAGCGGCTACGGCCTCTCGCTTGCGGCTCGGACGCTCATCCCCGGACGCGTCCGCGACCTGTTCGACGCGGCCGCCGGGGCGGTGCCCGACGCCCACGAGTTCTGTGAGCCGCTGATCCACAACGGGGACGCCACCACCGACGTCACCACCGACGCCAGCGATCTACCGGTGGGGCTGACCACCGCGGAGCAAGTCGAGTACGCCGTCGACGCCTTCGAGTTGATGGGCTGGGAGCGGTTCGGTCGCCTCGTCGTCTTCACGGGCCACGCCAGTGAGACGACCAACAATCCCTATGACGCGAGCTTGGATTGCGGTGCCTGTGCCGGCAACCCGGGCGGTCCGAACGCTCGCGTCCTCGCGAAGATCTGTAACGACGATGCCGTCAGAACCGAACTCCGTGACCGTGGCTACGAGATCCCGGACGACACCGTCTTCCTCGCCGGACAACACAACACGACGACCGACGAGGTCGAACTGTACGACGGCGACGTCCCCGAGAGCCACGCCGACGACCTCGACCGGTTACGTGCGGACCTCGCGGCCGCACGCGAGAACGCGGCCGCCGAGCGCGCCGAGGCGATGGGCGTCGACGATTCGCCGGCCATCCGCGAGACGGAACGCCGCGCCGCCGACTGGGCCGAGACGCGTCCGGAGTGGGGACTGGCCGGCAACGCCGGCTTCGTCATCGGTCCCCGCGAGCTGACGAGCGACGTCGATCTCGATGGCCGCGCGTTCCTCCACTCGTACGACTGGTCGACCGATCCCGACGGCGAGGCGCTCGAAGCGATCTTCACGGGGCCGCTCGTCGTCACCCAGTGGATCAACGCCCAGTACTACTTTTCGACGGTCGACAACGCGGTCCACGGGAGCGGATCGAAGATAACCCAGAACCCGGTCGGGAACGTCGGGGTCCACCAGGGCAACGGCGGCGACCTGATGACCGGCCTCCCGCTGCAGTCGCTGCTGGCTGCCGACGACGAACCGCGCCACCAGCCGCTCCGCCTCTCGACGGTCGTCCACGCGCCGGTCGAGCGCGTCACGGACGTCCTGTCCGACCACGAGAAACTGACCGAGCTGCTGGACAACGACTGGCTCTCGCTGACGGTCGTCGACCCGACGCGGAACCACCGTGCGTTCCACTACGAGGAGAAACTGAAGTGGCTACCGCGGTCGACTGCGGCGGAAGCGCCTCGGAAGGAACCCGCCGCCCCGGCCGTCGCGGACGACTAG